A section of the Trichomycterus rosablanca isolate fTriRos1 chromosome 6, fTriRos1.hap1, whole genome shotgun sequence genome encodes:
- the atf7b gene encoding cyclic AMP-dependent transcription factor ATF-7b isoform X2, producing MGDDRPFVCSAPGCGQRFTNEDHLAVHKHKHEMTLKFGQTRTDSVIIADQTPTPTRFLKNCEEVGLFSELDGSFEQELRRSQEEDVRAAKTMHSALPPSEMKDREGPLEIDSSPPESPSSASSMADSKDPVTTMAKESAPIRVSKDMLPRTTVSGAPTPTIVRPMSLPLHLGYDSVNPTQPSPTSVITRTPPSNRLSSPSASYPMMMQLPNGQTVPLLPSPGQTSVISVARSSNSVPNIPGIPGPPMSGSSSGSSSPSGYNSYSDTKMRLKAVLSPQSVSGLTQTQKSDINETPSPAQPQLSPAAPRGGRRRRGADVEPDERRRRFLERNRAAAYRCRQKRKVWVSALEKRAEELATSNVSLTSEVSLLRGEVTRLKELLLAHKDCPVTAMQKKAYLGVDEGSVSALVLPVSVPAPVSVNGLSVRAAEAVAVLAGMGSGQWSGAAGDVLSQSQPTSR from the exons ATGGGCGATGATCGACCTTTTGTTTGTTCTGCCCCAGGCTGCGGACAG CGATTTACCAATGAAGATCATTTGGcagtacataaacacaaacatgagATGACGCTGAAGTTTGGACAGACTAGAACTGACAGTGTTATTATTGCAG ATCAGACACCCACTCCTACTCGTTTCCTAAAGAACTGTGAGGAGGTGGGTTTGTTCAGCGAACTTGATGGCTCTTTTGAACAGGAGCTTCGCAGATCTCAAGAGGAGGATGTGAGGGCAGCCAAAACGATG CACTCTGCTCTACCTCCTTCTGAAATGAAGGATAGAGAGGGGCCTTTGGAAATTGACTCATCCCCTCCTGAAAGTCCTTCATCTGCTTCCAGCATGGCAGACTCCAAAGACCCAGTGACTACTATGGCGAAAGAATCTGCTCCCATTAGGGTGAGCAAG GACATGCTTCCCAGGACAACAGTAAGCGGTGCACCTACACCTACCATCGTGCGACCAATGTCACTTCCACTCCATTTAGGGTACGACTCCGTTAACCCTACTCAGCCCTCGCCCACCTCCGTCATCACTAGGACGCCTCCCTCAAACAGACTCAG CTCTCCATCTGCTTCCTACCCAATGATGATGCAGCTTCCAAATGGTCAGACTGTTCCTTTACTGCCCAGCCCTGGACAAACATCAGTCATATCA GTTGCCAGATCATCAAATTCTGTGCCCAACATCCCTGGTATTCCAGGCCCTCCTATGAGTGGAAGCAGCAGTGGTTCTTCTTCTCCATCTGGATACAACTCAtacagtgatacaaaaatg AGGCTAAAGGCAGTACTGTCCCCACAGAGTGTCAGTGGACTAACACAAACTCAGAAGAGTGATATCAATGAGACACCTTCACCAGCTCAACCAcag TTGTCTCCAGCCGCACCCAGAGGAGGGCGGAGGCGTCGGGGAGCCGATGTCGAGCCTGATGAGCGCAGACGGCGTTTTCTTGAGAGAAACCGAGCTGCAGCCTACCGCTGCAGGCAGAAACGGAAAGTGTGGGTCAGTGCTCTGGAGAAGCGTGCAGAGGAGCTTGCCACATCTAACGTTTCTCTCACG AGTGAAGTGTCTCTGTTAAGAGGGGAGGTGACACGTTTGAAAGAATTGCTGCTGGCTCATAAGGACTGCCCTGTTACTGCCATGCAGAAAAAGGCATACCTGG GTGTGGACGAAGGCTCGGTGTCAGCCCTGGTACTGCCGGTTTCGGTGCCAGCTCCGGTCTCCGTCAACGGATTGAGTGTGCGAGCCGCTGAAGCTGTGGCTGTTCTGGCTGGGATGGGTTCAGGCCAGTGGAGCGGTGCGGCTGGAGACGTGCTCTCTCAATCGCAGCCTACCTCCAGATGA
- the atf7b gene encoding cyclic AMP-dependent transcription factor ATF-7b isoform X1 codes for MGDDRPFVCSAPGCGQRFTNEDHLAVHKHKHEMTLKFGQTRTDSVIIADQTPTPTRFLKNCEEVGLFSELDGSFEQELRRSQEEDVRAAKTMHSALPPSEMKDREGPLEIDSSPPESPSSASSMADSKDPVTTMAKESAPIRVSKDMLPRTTVSGAPTPTIVRPMSLPLHLGYDSVNPTQPSPTSVITRTPPSNRLSSPSASYPMMMQLPNGQTVPLLPSPGQTSVISVARSSNSVPNIPGIPGPPMSGSSSGSSSPSGYNSYSDTKMRLKAVLSPQSVSGLTQTQKSDINETPSPAQPQLSPAAPRGGRRRRGADVEPDERRRRFLERNRAAAYRCRQKRKVWVSALEKRAEELATSNVSLTSEVSLLRGEVTRLKELLLAHKDCPVTAMQKKAYLAAGVDEGSVSALVLPVSVPAPVSVNGLSVRAAEAVAVLAGMGSGQWSGAAGDVLSQSQPTSR; via the exons ATGGGCGATGATCGACCTTTTGTTTGTTCTGCCCCAGGCTGCGGACAG CGATTTACCAATGAAGATCATTTGGcagtacataaacacaaacatgagATGACGCTGAAGTTTGGACAGACTAGAACTGACAGTGTTATTATTGCAG ATCAGACACCCACTCCTACTCGTTTCCTAAAGAACTGTGAGGAGGTGGGTTTGTTCAGCGAACTTGATGGCTCTTTTGAACAGGAGCTTCGCAGATCTCAAGAGGAGGATGTGAGGGCAGCCAAAACGATG CACTCTGCTCTACCTCCTTCTGAAATGAAGGATAGAGAGGGGCCTTTGGAAATTGACTCATCCCCTCCTGAAAGTCCTTCATCTGCTTCCAGCATGGCAGACTCCAAAGACCCAGTGACTACTATGGCGAAAGAATCTGCTCCCATTAGGGTGAGCAAG GACATGCTTCCCAGGACAACAGTAAGCGGTGCACCTACACCTACCATCGTGCGACCAATGTCACTTCCACTCCATTTAGGGTACGACTCCGTTAACCCTACTCAGCCCTCGCCCACCTCCGTCATCACTAGGACGCCTCCCTCAAACAGACTCAG CTCTCCATCTGCTTCCTACCCAATGATGATGCAGCTTCCAAATGGTCAGACTGTTCCTTTACTGCCCAGCCCTGGACAAACATCAGTCATATCA GTTGCCAGATCATCAAATTCTGTGCCCAACATCCCTGGTATTCCAGGCCCTCCTATGAGTGGAAGCAGCAGTGGTTCTTCTTCTCCATCTGGATACAACTCAtacagtgatacaaaaatg AGGCTAAAGGCAGTACTGTCCCCACAGAGTGTCAGTGGACTAACACAAACTCAGAAGAGTGATATCAATGAGACACCTTCACCAGCTCAACCAcag TTGTCTCCAGCCGCACCCAGAGGAGGGCGGAGGCGTCGGGGAGCCGATGTCGAGCCTGATGAGCGCAGACGGCGTTTTCTTGAGAGAAACCGAGCTGCAGCCTACCGCTGCAGGCAGAAACGGAAAGTGTGGGTCAGTGCTCTGGAGAAGCGTGCAGAGGAGCTTGCCACATCTAACGTTTCTCTCACG AGTGAAGTGTCTCTGTTAAGAGGGGAGGTGACACGTTTGAAAGAATTGCTGCTGGCTCATAAGGACTGCCCTGTTACTGCCATGCAGAAAAAGGCATACCTGG CTGCAGGTGTGGACGAAGGCTCGGTGTCAGCCCTGGTACTGCCGGTTTCGGTGCCAGCTCCGGTCTCCGTCAACGGATTGAGTGTGCGAGCCGCTGAAGCTGTGGCTGTTCTGGCTGGGATGGGTTCAGGCCAGTGGAGCGGTGCGGCTGGAGACGTGCTCTCTCAATCGCAGCCTACCTCCAGATGA